CACAACACAGAAAAGACCTGTGCCGTTTCCCATTTTACGGCGGGCTTCCGTCAGAACCTACTGGGGAACCGTTCCCTTTCAGCCTGCAGCTCCAAGAGGATTTCGAACTCACCGCCGGGGAAGCGTTCTCATCATCCGCTTCTCTCTTTGCTCGGTTGAGATGAGCCTACTTGTTCTTTTCACAGCTTTTTTTATTCACTTGTATCAAAAACTGTACAACTAGATATATACCACGGCAGGAAGTGCTTGTCAAGCCGCTTGATCAAAATATAACACCTGCCCAGGCAGAAAATCTAGTGATTCTGCCACCGGAAGAAAGTTGAAACGAAGTGGGCCGGGAGCAAAGCTCCCGGCCCACTTCGTTTGATAAAATAAGTCAGGCATCAATAAACGTCATTCGGACGATTCTGCTGGAGATACGGGGAAAGCGGACACTCCCATAGCTTTTGGTTGGTATGAAGCAGCTTGTGGGAACGCTCCGACAGAGGCTTTTCAAAATAATCGCGGTACGCCTCGAGCACCGCAGGATTTTCATGGGAGAAGCGCAGCGTGTTTTCCTTATCCAGCTCATAAAGCTGCGCTCCGCGAACCTGCGCAAATTCCATTCCTTCCGTAATCGGCTGGCCGCCGCCGCCGGCGCAGCCACCCGGGCAGGCCATTACCTCCACAAAATCATACGAAGCCCGACCACCGCGGATGGACTCCATGAGTCTCCTTGCGTTCCCAAGCCCGTTGACAACAGCCACCCGCAGAGTCCGGTCAGCTATCCGGAAGCTTGCTTCCTTCCAGCCCTCCATCCCGCCAACCTCAAGAAATGCATCGGGGTCAGGATTCTCACCCGTCGCCAAATAATATGCCGAACGCAGGGCCGCCTGCATTACGCCACCCGTTGCTCCGAAAATCACAGCTGCACCGGTGCCGACACCGAGCGGCATATCAAACTCCTCTTCCTCCAGCTCAGACACCTGAATATGTTCCGCGCGAATCATGCGGTCGATCTCGCGGGTAGTCAGAACCAGGTCAACGTCCTGCCCCGCCCCAGCGTCGTTCAATACCTTCTGCGCGCATTCGTCCTTTTTGGCCAGACACGGCATAATCGAAATGGAATAAATCCGTTTGGGGTCCGCATTGAGCAGCTTTGCGTAATAGCTCTTGGCCACGGCACCAAACATCTGCTGAGGTGATTTGGCGCTGGAAAGATGGCCGACCATATCGGGATATTGCGATTTTAAAAACCGCACCCACCCGGGACAGCACGAGGTAAACATTGGGAATTTGGCCGTATCGGGCCGGCTCAGCTTTTCCAGCAGCTCGCTGCCCTCCTCCATGATGGTGAGGTCGGCGGCAAAATTCGTATCGAAGATATAGCGGAATCCCATCTTCCTCAGTGCGGCAACAAGGCGTTTTACGGTTGCTTCTTCGCGGGAGAGACCGAACGGCTCTCCCCACGCCGCGCGCACGGACGGCGCGATCTGCACCACTGTGATTTTATCCGGGTCCGCCAGTGCGGCAAAGGCTTTTTCGGTGTCGTCGCGCTCGCGCAGCGCCCCAACCGGGCAATGTGTGATGCACTGGCCGCAGAGCGCGCAGTCTGAATCTTCGATCTTCCGATTCCAGGTGACGTCTACGGTAGTGCGGGAGCCGGTATTCGCCACATCCCAAATGTGCATGCCCTGAATCTCATCGCACACCTGGATGCAACGCATACACTTGATACACTTGGAAAAATCGCGGATCAGCGGAAAGCGTTTATTCCATTCCGAAACCGGAAGCTCCCGCTGATATGGTAAGTCCAGAATGCCCAGATCGTTCGCGATTTTTTGCAGGCCGCAGTTCCCGCTCCGAACGCAGGTGGAGCAGTAGCAGTCGTGCTGCGAAAGGATCAGCTCAACAATGCCCCGGCGGGCCTCGCGGACGCGCGGGCTGTTGGTGTAAACTACCATCCCCTCTTCCACCCGGTTATTGCACGAAGCCACGAGCTTATCCTTGCCCTGCAGTTCCACCACGCAGACCCGGCAGGCTCCGATTTCGTTGATTCCCTTCAGGTAGCAGAGGGTGGGAATGTGGATACCAACCGAGGCCGCCGCATCCAGAATGGTAGAGCCTTCCTCTACCTCGTACGCCTTGTGATTGATCGTTACCTTTACCATCTGTAAGCCCTCCCCCCTTTGAATACGCCATAACCAAAATGATCGCAGCGCAAACACCGCGAGGATTCCTGAACGGCTTCCTGATCGGTCATGCCGCTTTCCATCAGATCAAAATCGTTCTTTCTCTCCTCTGATTCGCGTTCGGTCAGGTTCACCCTGCCGCAGGGCGGCCTGTCATCCATATTGGCGGAGGGAATGACCACATACGTCGTGATTTCATGATGATACCCCAGAAAATTATCGATATTGGCGGCAGCCACTTTACCGGCTGCCACCGCCTTGATCACCGTGGCAGGGCCGCTGACGCAGTCGCCGCCGGCGAACAGGTTCGGGATATTGTCTACCCGGGCGCAGCTCTGCGCAATGATACTACCCCGGCTGACCGGAACGCCGTATTCCGCAAACGGCCCGTATTCCACGCTCTGGCCGATCGCCGACACGATCAAGTCGCAAGGGATCCGCCTTTCCTGTATATCCGCATCCACCGGCTTCGGACGCCCGGCGGAATCCATGTTCCCGATAATCTGTGGCTTCACCCACAGCGCGGCAACATCGCCGTCTTCGGTCGCTTCAATCCTGGAGGGCGCTTGCAGACACAAAATCCGGCAGCCCTCATTCGCCGCTCCCTGCACCTCTTCCGGCAGGGCGGTCATGTCCTCCTCGCGGCGGCGATAGACAATCGCGACCTTCTCTGCACCAAGACGAACAGCGGAGCGGGCCGCGTCCATTGCAACGTTTCCGCCGCCGATCACCACCACGGTTTTTCCGGCAAAGCCCAATTTTGCATTGTTGCCGATACTGCGCAGCAGATCGACCGCAGAGATCATCCCGCGGCTGTTTTCCCCCGGGATGCCCAGTTTTCTGTCTGAATGCGCACCAATTGCGATATAAACCGCGTCGTATGTTCCCGTTAGATCAGAAATTTCGAGATCCTTGCCAACGTTGACTCCGGTTTTCACCTGAACCCCGGTAGAGAGGATGGCCTCGATATCATCCCAAAGCCGCTCGCGCGGCAAGCGGTAGCTCGGGATTCCGTACCGCAGCATTCCGCCCAGATGCGGCTGCTTCTCGTAAACGGTAACGCTGTGACCCATCAGCGAGAGGTAATAGGCGGTGCTCAGCCCGCCCGGTCCCGCGCCGATAACCGCCACCCGCTTACCCGTAGAGGGCGCGCAGTCGGGCGCGGGCACCTTGCCCGCATGGTCGACGGCAAAGCGCTTAATCCCGCGGATATTGATGGAAGCGTCGATCATGTTCCTTCTGCAGCGCGCCTCGCAGGGATGCTCGCAGACAAACGCGCAGGCCGTCGGGAACGGATTGTCCTTTCGGATCAGCTGCACCGCGTCGGCATACCTGCCCGCGTGCACCAGGGCAATATACCCGGGGATATCTACCCCGGCGGGACACAACGCCACGCAGGGCACCGGCTGGTTCAAATTACAGGTACATCGGCCTGTTGCAACGTGTTCCACGTAATCCTCGCGGAAGCCCCGAACCCCTTTGAGCACCATGTCGGCCGCCTCATAACCTATGGCGCAGTCTGCTGACTGCACTATAATGTTGGCAGTTCTTTCAATTAAATCTATGGTTTCCATCGTGGCCTTCTGATTCAGCACATCTTCGAGCAAATTTTCCAGCTGCGCAAGGCCAATGCGGCACGGCACGCATTTTCCGCACGTCTGCGCTCTGCATATTTTCAGAAAGGATGCCGCAAGATCAACAGGACACAGGTTTGGAGGGCTGGCAATGATCCGGCGTTCCAGATCACGGTAAAGCTTTTCGACAGTGGTTTGTGCTTTGTTCGGCGTTATAATTTCAAGTCTGCTCATTATTTCACCACTCCCAATCAGGAAAATACGAAACTATAATAATTATAATATAATTTCGATAGAGTGTAAATGATTTTTCGGTAAATATTTATCAAACAACTTTAAAATATACATCAATTTTGTTATAATTGTAGTAAATTAATATTCTAAAATTGCTTTAAGAGGCATTTACACCTTGCCTCAAAACGCAATCAAGAGCAATCCATCCCATCAGCAAACGGCGCTGGCAGATACAGACAAAAAACCAGCGGGGAAGCAAATGGCCTTCCCGCCGGTTTTTCCACACAATCAATCCACGCCTATTAAACCACACAAAATAAATCCGTCAAAAATGCTTTTCCAGATGTAAGGCAGTAATGCGAATTTTTCCATCTTCGCCGAAAATTCAATGCCTTACAGCTTGCTGATTGCTTTGGGAAGCACTTCTTTCGGGATTGCGCAAACATACTTCTGGCCGTTCATACGCTCCTTGAATTCGCGCCGGGCTTTCTCTACCAGTTCCGGCTGCTCCAGAAGATCGACTGCCGCGCCGGCCAGGACCTTTGCAGCCAGCATCATGCCCTTATGGCCGATCGAGGTCTTATCCTGAGAAACCAGCTGCCAGGAATGCTCCGGAGTACCGATGGCATAGCAGGCTGTTACAATCTGAGAGGTCGGCACATTCCAGCTTACATCACCTACATCGGAGGAGCCGGGAAGCACAACATTCGGGCCATCCTCGCTGAAAGGAAGCAGAATATCGCAAATATCTCTCTCCTGCAGCTTCTGCAGAAGCTCTCTGCTCTCACGCTGCAGCAAGTGAGCAGCATACAAATCCAGCAGATCCTGAGCCCGCGCTTCGGACAGCGGAGCTGTTTTTGCAATCTTTCCGGCAAAGGCGAGTTCCTCTTCGGTATATTCCGGCAGCTTCTGCTCTTCAAAGTTCCGGTACAAAACGGCGGCAAGCGATTTGTTGGGCACCAGGTCGGCACACGCCTTTACAAATTCGATCTCCACTTCGGTTCCGGTCATCAGCGCAGCGCCCTGCGCAATCTGGTTGACCCTCTGGTAGATTTCCTCCACCTGCGGTATTTTGGGTGCACGGATTAGGTACAGAACCGAGGCGGTTGACTGAACCACGTTCGGGGAAAATCCGCCGGCATCATGAATCGCGTAGTGTACCCGGGCCTGCGGAACAATGTGCTCCCGCAGGAAATTAGCGCCGACATTCATCAGCTCCACCGCATCAAGAGCGCTTCTGCCCAAATACGGTGACGCCGCTGCATGAGCGGACTTCCCCTTGAAGCGATACATCACCTGATAATTGGCAAGGCTGGACATATCGAAAATTCCGTTGACTCCCATGGGGTGCCAGGCCAGCGCCGCGTCGAGGCCGTCAAAAACGCCCTCTCTTGCCATAAACGCTTTGCCTGAGCCGCCTTCTTCCGCCGGGCAGCCGAACAGCTTAACCGTACCTGCCAGCCGGTTTTCCTCCAGATACGTTTTCACCGCCAGCGCGGCGCCGACTGAACCGCCCGCAAACAGATTATGTCCGCAGCCATGGCCGTTTCCGCCAGGGGTCAGCGCCTGCTGTTCTGCGCAGTGAGCCTTCTGGCTCAGGCCCGACAGAGCGTCGTATTCCGCCAGTATTCCAATCACAGGACCGCCGCTGCCATAGGTTCCGCAAAAGGCGGTTTCGATGTTGCCAACCTTCTCCTGCACGGAAAAACCATTTTCTTGCAGTGCTTTTTTCAGAAGATCCGCAGACTGAAATTCTTCGAACGCAGTTTCCGCGTACTCCCAAATGCAGTCGGAAAGCTTGGTGATGACCGGCTTTTTCTGATCCAAGTATTCGTACATTTGCTGTTTATTCATTTTCCCAAGGTTCCTTTCATTAAGACAATTTGCCCGATTATGCGTTCTCTGCTCCCTTCTTTACGGAGACTTTGTAAATACGGTCCGAGAAGAAAATAACTACCAAACTGGCCACCAGAATTCCGAACTGGAAGAGCATATTAGCTCCAAAGCTGTAGTGCAGCATCATTAATACTGAGGCGGGCATAATGACGTACCCAAGTACAGACGAGAACGAAAAGCCCACAGAATAGTTGTTCAGAACACTGGATTTGAAATCCGGATCACAGATTTTCAGCAGCATCAGGCCGGTCAGGAACACCCCACAGCAGGTTCCCCAAATGGTCATCGCATGCTCAAACCAGTACTCGGGGAAAAACGCCTTGCTCAAAGCCATAATAAGAAAATAGGTGACGACGTACCCGCCGATCAGGAGGACCACCAGCGGCGCGATATACTTCAACACAGCTTGAATGGGCAGGCTAGCAATGGAAGCCACGATCGCGTAATCAGAACAGGTCCCGGCAATTTTGGATTTGGTTTTGTCGTCGATCATGCTGCCAAGCCCGATTTTCTGAATGACAAAGTTCACCCCGAACATCACAATAATTGCATAAGCCCAGATCGGAACCTGACTGAAACCCGGCACCTTGTAGGCCTTGACCAGATTCATCACTATGTATGCCAAGCCACAACCACCCAGAATAATAGACAAATGGAAGGTCAGTGATTCGATCGAAGAGTTGAGCGTGGTATCTTTACCGGCCGATTTCTGCTTCGCGGGATCTCTCTCGTAGCCTCTGGCCATATCAGGAGGAAGATCGCCCGGTTTTGTCAGAATCGCGGTGTCCCCACGCCGAGCCGCGATGTTGATGGAGATAATGCCAATGATCATGCCGCCTACAATACCAAAGGTTGCCGTCGTGGAGGTAAGTCCCTGCGCAATCTTCCAGTAATCCAGATTATAATCGCGGTACATACTGCCGATGACGCCGGCTGTGCCGGGGCCTCCGTTAAAGCCGGCGAACAGTTCAAAGCCGAAGGTGGGGTACAGGTTTAATGCGGGCTGAATCACATCAAACAGCTTCTTTACACCAATGCCCAGCATTGTCTGAGCCGCACCCACCAGGGTGATCAATCCGAATACCTTGATCACGTTTGTAGTGGCCTTAGTCGCCTTTCCTTCTTTCGTGCCGATCGCCATTCCCAGGGGAACGCTCGCAACCACCGGAACGATCAGAATGCCCGGGAGTGTCGACCATGTGGTAAGCCACGTTTCCGGGAATGGAATTCCACCGCCCTGCCAGACAATCGGGCCTACCAAACGACCGATCACACCGCCGATAACCGAGGCGGGCAAAAATAGTTTACGGAAAGCCGGCACTACGCCGCGCAAAAAAGTGCCGATGAGCAGCAATACGCTCAAAGCGCAAAAGCTGTACAGGAGTTGAGTTAGTGTTGCCGAATTCAAAATAATTTCTTCCTTTCATCATGTGATTGTTGTCTGGCAAGGTTCTGATCATTTCATCTGCCGAAGAAAATTTCAAACAACTCCGGAAAGCCTCTTTTGAAAAGCTCCTTGGCGGGAAATTCTATCAGATACATCCAGACAGACCCTGCGTAACCTCAAGCAAAGTAATCCTCCTTACGGACAGGCCGTTTCAGGGAATCCCTGCTCCAAAAAGATGCGTCACTGTACATCTCTCCTTTCTGAATGTTTTGTGGCGGATTTAGGGGCTTTCCGCCAACACAGGACAATATAAAATCTCACAAATTTCCTCAAATCTCTTATCGGATTCCTGTGATATTTAGTGCATTTATGTCCTAAATTAAAGACTTTATTTTTTAGGATCTTTATTTTATATGAATATAACAATTCCGTTTGACTTTGTCAATTCAATGTGGTAGCATAATTACCGGATTTATTTTTTGGATTTATTTAAAGATTTTGATTTCCGTTTTTAATCTGTGTCTTAATATTGTAGAGGAGTGGGTTTGCATTGATTACCGTCAGCATTATCAGCCCCAAAGTTTCTATGAAAGCCATTAATCATGTGATTGACCACCAGGATTTTGGCTGTATTTTTTTGAAATATACCTATGACCGACAGGAGGATATTTTTGATATTTACCGCCAGTGCAAAGATAAATGCGACGTGATCTGTTTCAGCGGTGAGATGGGGCTTCACTTTATGCGAAACAATATTCCAAACTCCGTTGTTCCCTACACCTTTGTTTACTACAATGAAATTCACGTACTCTCGATTCTTCTGAATTTTCTTGCAGAACACCCCACTATCCCGCTGAACCGCATCTATGTGGATTTTCTTACCCCGATCAACGAATACATGAACCTGCCCCATTATCTGCCACCGGAGCACATGCCTTACTGCCATAACAGTGCGGACTACACTTACGAAACAATTCTGCAACGGCCAGTAGAGCTGTACCAGCAGGGAAAAATCGACTTTTTAATCACACGCTGCACAAATAATCTGGAGGCAATCCGCAAAGCGGGCATTCCGTTTCAGCACATTCTGCCAACAGAGGAGATGATCGCCGATGCCATTCGCGGCGCGCTTGATAAGTTGAGACTCTCTTTAGCGGGCAGCCAACGGCAGATGACCATACTGATTCAGCCTGTTTTTGCCGAAAACGCCAGTAATACGGAGATGGAATACGACCGTGTTACTCTATATAAGGCGCTCGTGGATTTCCGGCACGAAAACCATTTTGATTTCCGCATTTCGCTAGGGGAATACCGCTTTGAGCTGACACCGCAGACCATTTCGGAAAAACAGCGGACGCTGCTTTCCAAGGAGTTGGTTTCTTATCTGGCCAACCGAACCAGCCTTAAGTTCCGGGTGGGCGTTGGCATAGGGGCAACAATGGATTCCGCAAGATACTGCGCCGAAACTGCCCTGCACGAAGCAGTGACGTTCGGTAAAAACGACGGCTTTTTAATGGACGACAGCGAGGATTCTATGCTGACCGGCCCTCTCTCTTCGCCGACCACCCTGAGTTATAGTTACTCCAACTACAAAGCGCAGCAGTATTCCAGCCAGAACAATATTGATGAGCGAAATCTTCTACGGATTATCGGCTTGTTTGAAATGGACAACGAGTCGATCATCACCTCCAAAAGCCTGGCGGACTGGCTGAACATCACGGTTCGCAGCTGCAATCGCATTTTATCTCAGCTGCTCGATTCCGGGCTGATCGAAGAGTTGCCTGTTCTGAAAAGCAACGAACGCGGCAGACCAATCCGGCAGTACCGCTTTCACATCGAAAACTGTTTAAAAACATTCCGGTAAATAGAAAAAGCTCCGATCGAAACAATGTCGATCGGAGCTTTTTCTCGGCAGCCTTTTAATTCAGAAAGCAATTTTTGATTATTATAGATCCCAAAACCGGACAAAACAGCCCGATCTGAAAAGCGGTAAGCTCGCATCTGGCTTCCGCCATAAAGTGATCTTTCCCCTCCGGGAAAGGCATCCGCTCCTTGCCCGCTTCAATGATCTTGAGCAGCCAGACCATACATCGGGCATTTTTCCGGATGGTCTGTACACCCTCTTCATCCCGAAGCGCCTCTCTCTGTCCATACCATGCGGGGATTTTACCTTGTATTTTGTTCAATGCAGCAGAGCTGTCTCTTGTTCGAATTCCAATTTGCGTTTCTCCCAATAGGCTGTATTTTCCGGTGTGACTTCTCTAATCACTTTGCAGGGATTTCCGGCGGCGATCACCCCGGACGGAATCGATTTTATGACCACTGATCCGGAGCCAATAATGCTGCCGCTGCCAATATCCACACCGCCGTTGACAACCGCGTGCCTTCCGATCCACACATCGTCCCCAATGGTAACCCGACTGCAAACTTCAGCAGGCTTGCCCTCACCCCGGGGTCAATGGGGTGCGCAGGGGGATAAATTCCAACCTACGGCCCAAGCATCACGTTATTGCCGATCGTCACGGGGAGCAGCGCCGCTTCCTTTCATTTTTTGAGGTCGTCATGTATCTGATCAATTCCTTTGCGTACAACATCTGACCGTGTTATTTTCAACTCTTTTGCGCATTCATCAAGTTTAGACATTGATGTATCGTCAAGACGAACACGAAACATTGTATGCTTGGAATCGGGCGATACCGGACGCCCGATTTTCTTTAGCGACATACGCACCTCCTTCCCGTAGCTACAACAATTATATTCTCGTAGCTACGGGAAGTCAATGTTATTTT
Above is a window of Faecalispora anaeroviscerum DNA encoding:
- a CDS encoding NADH-dependent [FeFe] hydrogenase, group A6, which codes for MVKVTINHKAYEVEEGSTILDAAASVGIHIPTLCYLKGINEIGACRVCVVELQGKDKLVASCNNRVEEGMVVYTNSPRVREARRGIVELILSQHDCYCSTCVRSGNCGLQKIANDLGILDLPYQRELPVSEWNKRFPLIRDFSKCIKCMRCIQVCDEIQGMHIWDVANTGSRTTVDVTWNRKIEDSDCALCGQCITHCPVGALRERDDTEKAFAALADPDKITVVQIAPSVRAAWGEPFGLSREEATVKRLVAALRKMGFRYIFDTNFAADLTIMEEGSELLEKLSRPDTAKFPMFTSCCPGWVRFLKSQYPDMVGHLSSAKSPQQMFGAVAKSYYAKLLNADPKRIYSISIMPCLAKKDECAQKVLNDAGAGQDVDLVLTTREIDRMIRAEHIQVSELEEEEFDMPLGVGTGAAVIFGATGGVMQAALRSAYYLATGENPDPDAFLEVGGMEGWKEASFRIADRTLRVAVVNGLGNARRLMESIRGGRASYDFVEVMACPGGCAGGGGQPITEGMEFAQVRGAQLYELDKENTLRFSHENPAVLEAYRDYFEKPLSERSHKLLHTNQKLWECPLSPYLQQNRPNDVY
- a CDS encoding NAD(P)-binding protein, with the protein product MSRLEIITPNKAQTTVEKLYRDLERRIIASPPNLCPVDLAASFLKICRAQTCGKCVPCRIGLAQLENLLEDVLNQKATMETIDLIERTANIIVQSADCAIGYEAADMVLKGVRGFREDYVEHVATGRCTCNLNQPVPCVALCPAGVDIPGYIALVHAGRYADAVQLIRKDNPFPTACAFVCEHPCEARCRRNMIDASINIRGIKRFAVDHAGKVPAPDCAPSTGKRVAVIGAGPGGLSTAYYLSLMGHSVTVYEKQPHLGGMLRYGIPSYRLPRERLWDDIEAILSTGVQVKTGVNVGKDLEISDLTGTYDAVYIAIGAHSDRKLGIPGENSRGMISAVDLLRSIGNNAKLGFAGKTVVVIGGGNVAMDAARSAVRLGAEKVAIVYRRREEDMTALPEEVQGAANEGCRILCLQAPSRIEATEDGDVAALWVKPQIIGNMDSAGRPKPVDADIQERRIPCDLIVSAIGQSVEYGPFAEYGVPVSRGSIIAQSCARVDNIPNLFAGGDCVSGPATVIKAVAAGKVAAANIDNFLGYHHEITTYVVIPSANMDDRPPCGRVNLTERESEERKNDFDLMESGMTDQEAVQESSRCLRCDHFGYGVFKGGRAYRW
- a CDS encoding M20 family metallopeptidase produces the protein MNKQQMYEYLDQKKPVITKLSDCIWEYAETAFEEFQSADLLKKALQENGFSVQEKVGNIETAFCGTYGSGGPVIGILAEYDALSGLSQKAHCAEQQALTPGGNGHGCGHNLFAGGSVGAALAVKTYLEENRLAGTVKLFGCPAEEGGSGKAFMAREGVFDGLDAALAWHPMGVNGIFDMSSLANYQVMYRFKGKSAHAAASPYLGRSALDAVELMNVGANFLREHIVPQARVHYAIHDAGGFSPNVVQSTASVLYLIRAPKIPQVEEIYQRVNQIAQGAALMTGTEVEIEFVKACADLVPNKSLAAVLYRNFEEQKLPEYTEEELAFAGKIAKTAPLSEARAQDLLDLYAAHLLQRESRELLQKLQERDICDILLPFSEDGPNVVLPGSSDVGDVSWNVPTSQIVTACYAIGTPEHSWQLVSQDKTSIGHKGMMLAAKVLAGAAVDLLEQPELVEKARREFKERMNGQKYVCAIPKEVLPKAISKL
- a CDS encoding sodium/glutamate symporter family protein; the encoded protein is MNSATLTQLLYSFCALSVLLLIGTFLRGVVPAFRKLFLPASVIGGVIGRLVGPIVWQGGGIPFPETWLTTWSTLPGILIVPVVASVPLGMAIGTKEGKATKATTNVIKVFGLITLVGAAQTMLGIGVKKLFDVIQPALNLYPTFGFELFAGFNGGPGTAGVIGSMYRDYNLDYWKIAQGLTSTTATFGIVGGMIIGIISINIAARRGDTAILTKPGDLPPDMARGYERDPAKQKSAGKDTTLNSSIESLTFHLSIILGGCGLAYIVMNLVKAYKVPGFSQVPIWAYAIIVMFGVNFVIQKIGLGSMIDDKTKSKIAGTCSDYAIVASIASLPIQAVLKYIAPLVVLLIGGYVVTYFLIMALSKAFFPEYWFEHAMTIWGTCCGVFLTGLMLLKICDPDFKSSVLNNYSVGFSFSSVLGYVIMPASVLMMLHYSFGANMLFQFGILVASLVVIFFSDRIYKVSVKKGAENA
- a CDS encoding LbetaH domain-containing protein; translated protein: MWIGRHAVVNGGVDIGSGSIIGSGSVVIKSIPSGVIAAGNPCKVIREVTPENTAYWEKRKLEFEQETALLH
- a CDS encoding CopG family transcriptional regulator, whose product is MSLKKIGRPVSPDSKHTMFRVRLDDTSMSKLDECAKELKITRSDVVRKGIDQIHDDLKK